The following coding sequences lie in one Benincasa hispida cultivar B227 chromosome 6, ASM972705v1, whole genome shotgun sequence genomic window:
- the LOC120080612 gene encoding uncharacterized protein LOC120080612, whose product MAEQLCNPSHLKHELELKKYLKPYTCDGCKEIGFGPRYRCEKCDFDLHKACMFPKNSPISHEFFPRSTFKFFKIPPRACHDKCRRICDACTKPINGFMYHCKKRDLDLHPCCENLKMNYQIEDVEFNLHKEVQGECMWCNKKTIRSHGQHNGWSYISECRKYHVHVACATEMALEEWYKNGGDWINVDNADQDPNLALQKVNLKAIQARGRGDGGKGNKFWRILKVFIKTIVSIVLGDPTTVLASLFIELIA is encoded by the coding sequence ATGGCAGAGCAGTTGTGTAATCCAAGCCACCTGAAGCATGAACTGGAGCTGAAGAAGTATCTGAAACCTTACACTTGCGATGGCTGCAAGGAAATAGGCTTTGGGCCTCGATACCGATGCGAAAAGTGTGATTTTGATCTTCACAAAGCCTGTATGTTTCCAAAAAACTCACCAATTTCCCATGAATTCTTCCCACGTTCCACCTTCAAGTTCTTTAAAATCCCACCAAGAGCCTGCCACGACAAATGCAGACGGATCTGCGACGCCTGCACAAAGCCTATCAATGGCTTTATGTACCACTGCAAGAAACGTGACTTGGATCTCCACCCTTGCTGTGAAAACCTCAAGATGAATTACCAAATTGAAGACGTGGAGTTCAATCTCCACAAGGAAGTCCAAGGTGAGTGCATGTGGTGCAACAAAAAGACCATCAGAAGCCACGGCCAACACAATGGTTGGTCCTACATATCTGAGTGCAGGAAGTACCATGTTCACGTGGCTTGTGCCACTGAAATGGCTTTAGAAGAATGGTACAAGAACGGAGGAGACTGGATCAATGTCGATAATGCCGATCAGGACCCAAACTTGGCTCTGCAGAAGGTGAATCTGAAAGCAATTCAAGCTCGAGGGCGTGGGGATGGCGGAAAAGGGAACAAGTTTTGGAGGATCCTTAAGGTCTTCATCAAGACCATTGTTAGTATCGTTCTTGGAGATCCCACCACGGTTCTGGCGTCTCTCTTCATCGAGCTGATTGCATGA